The nucleotide sequence CCAATGGTTGTATATTTTCTGGCAATTCTCCTGCTCCATGTGTGGATGTGACGACTAGCCAGATTCCTTCCTGAGGAAGTTCATCTAAGGAGGGGCCATGTAGCATTTCAGTGGAAAAACCAGCATCTTCCAGAATTTCAGCCATATGTTCAGCTACATATTCGGCACTGCCCATTGTGCTGCCGCTGATTAAGGTAATAGTAGCCATAGTGATCCCAACAGATTTTAAGAGTCGCTATTGTACGCTGTGAATCTGTTGGGATCTACCTGTGGATAATATGGTTATAACAAATTTTATGTTATGGCTTGATTGTCCGCATAATCGGGTTTTGTAAGGAGATCAGGGTTTCTGTTGATTGAATTTCATCGATAGTCTGTATTTTGTTGATAAGTACATCTTGAAGGGATTCAATTGAACGGCACATAACTTTAATAAAGATGCTGTAGTGGCCTGTTGTGTAGTAAACCTCAACTACTTCATCCAGGTTGTCTAGTTTTTTTAGAGCTGATGGGTAATCTTTAGCACTCTTGAGAATAATGCCAATAAAGCAACACACATCATAACCAAGTTGTTTCGTGCTGATATCGACTCTGGTACCGGTAATGATTCCTGCTTGCTTCATTTTTTCCACGCGAACGTGAATTGTTCCCGGACTGACAGCAAATTTCTTTGCTAGTTCGGCATAAGGTGTACGTGCGTTGTCCATTAAAGCGTGAAGTATGTCACGGTCTAGATTGTCGATCTGATAAATTTCTGCCATTTTCAGCGCCTTTTTTTAATGAATTTTCATTTTTTTAATCTTAAAAATGAATTTTATGAATCATAAAGTCTATTTTTATTAAAGTATATTGAATTTATCCCTCATTTTATTGCTTAATGTTTCCAACAGGACATCAGGGTCACCTAAAAAATTAGAGAATAACATTATGAAAAAGTCGTTTATTGAAAAGCAGCAACAAATCAGTTTTGTTAAATCCTTCTTTTCCCGTCTGCTGGAAAGCAAACTGGGTCTGATTGAAGTACAGGGACCAATCCTAAGTTGTTTGGGAGATGGTATTCAGGACAACTTGTCCGGCCATGAAAAAGCTGTTCAGGTGAAAGTAAAAACTTTACCGGATTCAACTTTCGAAGTCGTACATTCGTTGGCTAAATGGAAACGTAGGACACTGGGTCGTTTTGGCTTTCAGCCTGAACAAGGGCTTTACACTCACATGAAAGCATTGCGTCCAGATGAGGATCGCTTAACACCAATTCACTCTGTTTATGTTGATCAATGGGATTGGGAAAAAGTGATGGAAGATGGGCAACGCTCACTTGCTTATCTTAAACAGACAGTAGGTAAAATCTACGAAGCAATAAAAGAAACAGAAAAAGCTGTCAACAAAGAGTTTGGTCTGGCACCGTTCCTGCCAGATCAAATTCACTTTGTTCATAGCGAAACGCTTCTGAGCCGTTATCCGGATCTGGATGCAAAAGGCCGTGAACGGGCTATTGCTAAAGAATTGGGTGCTGTTTTCCTCATTGGTATTGGTGCGAAATTATCTGATGGT is from Photorhabdus laumondii subsp. laumondii and encodes:
- the asnC gene encoding transcriptional regulator AsnC; the protein is MAEIYQIDNLDRDILHALMDNARTPYAELAKKFAVSPGTIHVRVEKMKQAGIITGTRVDISTKQLGYDVCCFIGIILKSAKDYPSALKKLDNLDEVVEVYYTTGHYSIFIKVMCRSIESLQDVLINKIQTIDEIQSTETLISLQNPIMRTIKP
- the asnA gene encoding aspartate--ammonia ligase; the protein is MKKSFIEKQQQISFVKSFFSRLLESKLGLIEVQGPILSCLGDGIQDNLSGHEKAVQVKVKTLPDSTFEVVHSLAKWKRRTLGRFGFQPEQGLYTHMKALRPDEDRLTPIHSVYVDQWDWEKVMEDGQRSLAYLKQTVGKIYEAIKETEKAVNKEFGLAPFLPDQIHFVHSETLLSRYPDLDAKGRERAIAKELGAVFLIGIGAKLSDGQSHDVRAPDYDDWTTPNSDGFVGLNGDIIVWNPVLEDAFEISSMGIRVDAEALERQLALTSDEERLQYDWHQALLKGDMPQSIGGGIGQSRLVMLLLQMKHIGQVQCSIWSPEVRETVEDML